In Streptomyces capitiformicae, one genomic interval encodes:
- a CDS encoding FadR/GntR family transcriptional regulator gives MTAVPQSSAEASEAPAWSRRPANLAAAVTAELVERIVRGVHPSGSPLPPEPVLCETFSVSRTVVREAVKILQEKGLVQVRQGAGTMVTPPAMWNMLDELVLGATIAEDESLAILDHLVATRRVLESDMANVAARLANAELIDQLRTLVERMDELVDDPASYNEEDRAFHDTVMQASGNRIGRAVVRSLERQVINSARYMGRTGRAFCVASNHGHRRIYERIAAHDPKGAAEAMFTHITEAWVVRRSGPGEPTRLRR, from the coding sequence GTGACGGCAGTACCGCAGTCATCCGCAGAGGCCTCCGAGGCCCCCGCCTGGAGCCGGCGCCCGGCGAACCTCGCCGCCGCGGTCACGGCTGAGCTGGTGGAGCGGATCGTCCGTGGAGTCCATCCGTCCGGTTCGCCGCTCCCCCCCGAGCCCGTGCTCTGCGAGACCTTCTCGGTCAGCCGCACCGTGGTCCGCGAGGCGGTGAAGATACTTCAGGAGAAGGGGCTGGTGCAGGTCCGCCAGGGCGCCGGCACGATGGTCACCCCGCCGGCGATGTGGAACATGCTTGACGAGCTGGTCCTCGGCGCGACCATCGCCGAAGACGAGAGCCTGGCCATCCTCGATCACCTCGTCGCGACCCGCCGCGTGCTGGAGTCCGATATGGCCAACGTCGCCGCCCGCCTGGCGAACGCCGAGCTGATCGACCAGCTACGCACTCTGGTGGAGCGGATGGATGAGCTCGTCGACGACCCCGCTTCGTACAACGAAGAGGACCGGGCGTTCCACGACACCGTCATGCAGGCGTCGGGGAACCGCATCGGCCGTGCCGTGGTCCGTTCGCTGGAGCGCCAGGTCATCAACTCCGCCCGTTACATGGGCCGAACCGGCCGCGCCTTCTGCGTCGCGTCCAACCACGGCCATCGGCGCATCTACGAGCGGATCGCCGCGCACGACCCCAAGGGTGCGGCCGAGGCGATGTTCACCCACATCACCGAGGCGTGGGTGGTGCGCCGCAGCGGGCCGGGCGAGCCGACCCGGCTGCGGCGTTAG
- a CDS encoding holin — translation MTMASASAPIEKKVKAASAATYLLSVAGLSILGAVTDNPSLVSSLPDGLEPFILALVPAASAAIAGWMAPHTPRSDA, via the coding sequence ATGACTATGGCTTCTGCCTCTGCCCCGATCGAGAAGAAGGTGAAGGCCGCCTCGGCGGCCACCTACCTGCTCAGTGTCGCGGGGCTCTCGATCCTCGGCGCGGTCACCGACAACCCGTCGCTGGTCTCGTCCCTGCCGGACGGGCTGGAGCCGTTCATCCTCGCGCTCGTGCCCGCCGCGTCCGCAGCGATTGCCGGGTGGATGGCTCCGCACACCCCGCGCTCGGACGCCTGA
- a CDS encoding phage tail tape measure protein yields the protein MAVLDELLVRLGVDMSDAEAQVDEGAQGIENRLNGLSVAGGVAAAGLGAAFVVGLGAAMDISSVTTQLENQLNLTDEEAARAGSVAGDVFAAGFGGSMDEVGEALSAVSSSMQEFGSVSDKEMEQLTKSALGLAKTFNFDVTEAAAGAGNLIKAGLAKDGTEAMDLLAAAAQKLPAAMREELPAVTKEYSEFFGQLGFTGPQMMGLLTEAAKNPTFEIDKMGDAIKEFTLLMADTGKVTDPLKELGLDVEHIQKLMNTGQGTKAFDEVNNALLKVEDQTKRTALQAALFGGPGEDVGNTLQAIAEAGGTAGTSLGDVAGAAKKVTDKMEASPAQQFDSIMRSVTMTLGEMLLPALKFVASLFAEHPGLVKVLVPIVLALAAALVIAAAAQWAMNAALLANPYTWIVIAIVALAAIIIANWDKIKEWTLKIWDAVWGFIKGAAAKIWDLFLTWTLVGLVIKHWDTIKSKTVAAWNAIVGWVKGIPGMLYNAFLNFTLIGLLIKHWDTIKRTTSDRVTGLVDLVRKLPQRLADAARGMWGFVTSGLKGAVNGAIGIVNDAIFFINDKLIANANRIPGVSIPWIPYIPFLADGGITTGPTLAMIGEGAEDEVVLPLSRLEGMLNTASAPSVHKVAPAEQRMVLELRGGSRAFREFFQESVRAEAGSDIEVYVRG from the coding sequence ATGGCGGTTCTGGATGAGCTCCTGGTGCGCCTCGGCGTCGACATGTCGGATGCGGAAGCGCAGGTGGACGAGGGCGCGCAAGGCATCGAGAACCGGCTGAACGGGCTGAGCGTGGCCGGTGGTGTCGCGGCGGCCGGCCTCGGTGCCGCCTTCGTCGTCGGGCTCGGTGCGGCGATGGACATCTCCTCGGTCACCACCCAGCTGGAGAACCAGCTGAACCTCACCGACGAGGAAGCCGCCCGCGCCGGGTCGGTCGCCGGTGACGTGTTCGCCGCCGGGTTCGGCGGATCCATGGACGAGGTCGGCGAGGCCCTGTCGGCGGTGTCGTCGTCGATGCAGGAGTTCGGCAGCGTCTCCGACAAGGAGATGGAGCAACTGACGAAGTCCGCGCTCGGCTTGGCGAAGACGTTCAACTTCGACGTCACCGAGGCCGCCGCGGGCGCAGGCAACCTGATCAAGGCCGGACTGGCGAAGGACGGCACCGAGGCCATGGACCTCCTCGCCGCGGCGGCACAGAAACTCCCAGCGGCGATGCGCGAGGAACTGCCCGCGGTCACCAAGGAGTACTCGGAGTTCTTCGGGCAACTCGGCTTCACCGGCCCGCAGATGATGGGCCTGCTGACCGAGGCGGCGAAGAATCCGACGTTCGAGATCGACAAGATGGGCGACGCCATCAAGGAGTTCACGCTCCTCATGGCGGACACCGGCAAGGTCACCGACCCGCTGAAGGAACTCGGCCTGGACGTCGAGCACATCCAGAAACTCATGAACACCGGGCAGGGCACGAAGGCCTTCGACGAGGTCAACAACGCCCTGCTGAAGGTCGAGGACCAGACCAAGCGGACCGCGCTGCAGGCCGCCCTCTTCGGCGGCCCGGGTGAGGACGTCGGCAACACGCTGCAGGCCATCGCCGAGGCCGGAGGCACCGCGGGAACCAGCCTCGGGGACGTCGCCGGCGCGGCGAAGAAGGTCACCGACAAGATGGAGGCCAGCCCCGCCCAGCAGTTCGATTCGATCATGCGGTCGGTGACGATGACGCTCGGCGAGATGCTGCTGCCCGCGCTGAAGTTCGTCGCCAGCCTGTTCGCCGAGCATCCCGGCCTGGTGAAGGTCCTCGTGCCGATCGTGCTCGCCCTCGCCGCAGCTCTGGTCATCGCTGCGGCCGCCCAGTGGGCGATGAACGCGGCGCTGCTGGCGAACCCGTACACGTGGATCGTCATCGCCATCGTCGCCCTCGCGGCGATCATCATCGCGAACTGGGACAAGATCAAAGAGTGGACGCTCAAGATCTGGGACGCGGTATGGGGGTTCATCAAGGGCGCCGCCGCGAAGATCTGGGACCTCTTCCTGACCTGGACGCTCGTCGGCTTGGTCATCAAGCACTGGGACACGATCAAGTCCAAGACGGTCGCCGCCTGGAACGCGATCGTCGGCTGGGTCAAGGGCATCCCCGGCATGCTCTACAACGCGTTCCTGAATTTCACCCTGATCGGCTTGCTGATCAAGCACTGGGACACCATCAAGCGCACCACGAGCGACCGGGTGACCGGGCTGGTCGACCTGGTCCGCAAGCTGCCCCAGCGGCTGGCGGACGCGGCGCGCGGTATGTGGGGGTTTGTCACCAGCGGTCTGAAGGGCGCTGTGAACGGCGCGATCGGCATCGTCAATGACGCGATCTTCTTCATCAACGACAAGCTGATCGCCAACGCCAACCGGATCCCCGGTGTGAGCATCCCCTGGATCCCCTACATCCCGTTCCTCGCCGACGGCGGCATCACCACAGGGCCCACTCTGGCGATGATCGGCGAGGGCGCAGAGGACGAAGTCGTGCTGCCGCTGTCAAGGCTGGAAGGCATGCTCAACACCGCCTCCGCGCCGTCCGTGCACAAGGTGGCCCCCGCCGAACAGCGCATGGTGCTCGAACTGCGCGGCGGCTCCCGCGCCTTCCGTGAGTTCTTCCAGGAGTCCGTCCGCGCCGAGGCGGGCAGCGACATCGAGGTCTACGTGAGGGGATGA
- a CDS encoding peptidoglycan recognition protein family protein yields MAIPLSASKFLAALKAEGVKVVEVGDWETHNRAGHGAWGEVHGVMVHHTVTKGTAHTVSICRAGYEGLPGPLCHGVVAKDGKVHLVGYGRANHAGKGDDDVLKAVIAEKPLPAPNEANTDGNARFYGFECENLGDGKDPWPAVQVEAMVRAAAALCRAHGWGKDGTTSVIGHREWQPGKVDPRGPGVSMPDIRARVAERLKHPAGWSPGSSTPPAPKPPTTEERLTALEKRVTALEKKGS; encoded by the coding sequence ATGGCCATACCCCTGTCCGCGTCCAAGTTCCTCGCTGCCCTGAAGGCGGAGGGCGTGAAGGTCGTCGAGGTCGGCGACTGGGAGACCCACAACCGGGCCGGTCACGGCGCCTGGGGCGAAGTGCACGGCGTGATGGTCCACCACACCGTCACCAAGGGCACCGCCCACACGGTGAGCATCTGCCGGGCCGGCTACGAAGGACTGCCCGGCCCGCTGTGCCACGGCGTCGTCGCCAAGGACGGCAAGGTTCACCTCGTCGGCTACGGCCGCGCCAACCACGCCGGGAAAGGCGACGACGACGTCCTCAAGGCAGTCATCGCCGAGAAGCCGCTGCCCGCCCCGAACGAAGCGAACACGGATGGCAACGCCCGCTTCTACGGCTTCGAGTGCGAGAACCTCGGCGACGGCAAGGACCCCTGGCCAGCCGTCCAGGTCGAGGCCATGGTCCGCGCGGCCGCCGCCCTGTGCCGGGCGCACGGCTGGGGCAAGGACGGCACCACCTCTGTCATCGGCCACCGCGAGTGGCAGCCCGGCAAGGTCGACCCGCGCGGCCCCGGGGTGTCCATGCCCGACATCCGGGCCCGAGTCGCCGAGCGGCTCAAGCACCCGGCCGGTTGGTCGCCCGGCAGCAGCACGCCGCCGGCGCCGAAGCCACCCACGACCGAGGAGCGGCTGACCGCTCTGGAGAAGCGCGTCACCGCGCTGGAGAAGAAGGGATCATGA